Proteins from one Mastacembelus armatus chromosome 16, fMasArm1.2, whole genome shotgun sequence genomic window:
- the thrap3a gene encoding thyroid hormone receptor-associated protein 3 isoform X2 produces the protein MSRSTKSASRSRSRSRSRSRSHSSSHSRSRSRSRSRRHRYSSRSRSRSRSRSHSPSHNREKKYLRGYQNNREFRGYHRGFRRPYNFRGRGRGYFPRGGRYQRGGGGYNNNNNNFRPNWKNYKQYPQKQQQAQQYQQQQNNSQGRPHSLQKRSGSPSHNHSHQSDRSSSPLSRQSQHSSSSSHSSPKCRPSLLLATQTSKDVKEEQSATKEVQNEERGDGVPIELVRNLEGDKEGTGNGETEGNWQDLTDCNSSPKRTSPLANSAATVGLNSQISNQSGHNPKNTSDISNGAPSWQMLCSSSSTKKSTHEVLNPMLSSFDFFSNEEYLDGDKTAISIAFKKFLEEQSKKNKSSWENDKDTEANDVDMEQRKVNGKASAVNSNRLSRKQKDTIDGEVSLNNFLKASPFLSTDGEEEEEMVPKTHSKSLHKDWHNGNEFSVPKTKVTHSPRELFEEYFGKWKNMAYSQVATGRNSDLDAMADELYFSQKQDKAVAIAAALAKRELAGNFEKLSPHLVCKVKKMTNSPSIPATTTPPKRNSDKDRFIIRGEDSPLISSRKQEAKFNVRMDFLGDSLISSSDILAEERQLSQDLVQSSKKDQEFRSIFQHVQTAQLQRRPSEMFAQHIVAILHHIKSQHFQSSGMTLNERFTMYQRRAAEKPRKSPEIHRRIDVSPSAFKKHSLLFEAMKSSEDGTHKDGREKIKGDPMDLRLDIERRKKYSIHERDYNQDRERDMQNSPDSNRERSVEKYSKCHKRSKKNKKRSRSSSSSSSSSFKSQKEDSLHDKSDTKDEGFNRAQLGERESPGPERERPHQANVRGRGWNRGICQGNNSYNNSMNIVVLPKSEDWDPEYTPKSKKYYLHDDRDGEAECKWMDTRGRGRGSFLRGRARFIIRRATGSSGTNSPKWAHDKFQVNGEQVGVQEKGAEQDHKERETVGEKT, from the exons ATGTCCAGATCCACAAAATCAGCCTCAAGGTCTCGGAGCCGCTCAAGGTCCCGGTCAAGATCCCACTCCAGCTCTCACTCGAGAAGTCGCTCCAGATCTCGGTCCAGGAGGCATCGTTACAG ctCTAGGTCTCGCTCACGGTCACGTTCAAGATCTCATTCTCCATCTCATAACCGGGAGAAGAAATATCTGAGAGGATACCAGAACAACCGTGAGTTCCGGGGGTACCACCGCGGCTTCCGGAGGCCATACAATTTCAGGGGCAGAGGGCGGGGCTACTTCCCACGTGGTGGGCGCTACCAGCGTGGTGGTGGGGgttacaacaataacaataacaacttCCGCCCCAACTGGAAAAATTACAAGCAGTACcctcaaaaacagcaacaagctCAGCAGTaccaacagcagcaaaataatTCACAAGGACGACCTCATAGTCTTCAAAAACGTTCAGGAAGCCCCTCTCATAATCACTCTCACCAGTCTGACAGATCTTCCTCACCGTTATCTAGGCAATCTCAGcattcttcctcctcctcacactcCTCTCCCAAATGCAGGCCATCTTTGTTGCTGGCTACCCAAACATCCAAAGATGTAAAAGAGGAGCAGTCAGCCACTAAGGAGGTCCAGAATGAAGAACGGGGAGATGGGGTGCCAATTGAGCTAGTCAGGAATTTGGAAGGAGATAAAGAAGGCACGGGCAATGGGGAAACTGAGGGGAATTGGCAGGACCTGACAGACTGCAACAGCAGTCCAAAGAGAACCAGTCCTCTAGCAAATTCTGCTGCTACTGTTGGTCTGAACAGCCAAATTTCTAACCAGTCTGGTCACAACCCTAAAAACACAAGTGACATAAGCAATGGCGCGCCCTCCTGGCAGATGCTATGTAGTTCATCCTcaacaaaaaaatccacacaTGAAGTTCTCAATCCAATGCTTTCCAGCTTTGACTTCTTCTCCAATGAGGAATACCTGGATGGAGATAAAACAGCTATCTCCATTGCCTTCAAAAA GTTTTTGGAGgagcaaagtaaaaaaaataaatcttcttGGGAAAATGACAAGGACACAGAAGCAAATGATGTGGATATGGAGCAGAGGAAAGTAAATGGCAAAGCATCTGCAGTTAACTCTAACAGATtgtcaagaaaacaaaaagataccATTGATGGTGAAGTGTCTCTGAACAACTTTTTGAAAGCATCTCCTTTTCTGTCTACTgatggggaggaagaggaggagatggtCCCCAAGACTCATTCAAAGTCACTTCACAAAGACTGGCACAATGGGAATGAGTTCTCTGTGCCAAAAACCAAGGTCACTCACTCACCCCGAGAATTGTTTGAAGAGTACTTTGGCAAATGGAAGAATATGGCCTATTCACAAGTAGCAACAGGTAGAAACAGTGACCTTGATGCCATGGCAGATGAGCTATATTTCAGTCAAAAGCAGGACAAAGCAGTAGCAATTGCTGCTGCCCTGGCCAAGAGGGAGTTAGCAGGTAATTTTGAGAAACTCTCTCCACACTTGGTCTGTAAAGTCAAGAAGATGACAAATTCTCCCTCCATCCCAGCTACTACAACACCACCAAAGAGGAACTCTGACAAAGACAGGTTTATAATCAGGGGAGAGGACTCGCCTCTCATATCCTCAAGAAAACAGGAAGCAAAATTTAATGTCAGAATGGATTTTCTTGGAGATAGCCTGATAAG ctCTTCAGATATTTTAGCAGAAGAGCGACAGTTGTCTCAGGACCTTGTGCAGTCCTCAAAAAAGGATCAGGAGTTTCGCTCCATCTTTCAACATGTTCAGACTGCTCAGTTGCAGAGGAGGCCCTCTGAAATGTTTGCTCAGCATATTGTTGCCATCCTTCACCACATTAAAT CTCAGCACTTTCAATCTTCGGGCATGACTCTAAACGAGCGATTCACCATGTACCAAAGACGAGCTGCAGAGAAGCCCAGAAAAAGCCCAGAGATACACAG GAGAATTGATGTTTCACCAAGTGCTTTTAAGAAACACTCACTACTTTTTGAGGCGATGAAAAGCTCAGAGGATGGCACTCACAAG gACGGCAGGGAAAAAATTAAGGGTGACCCAATGGACCTTCGCTTGGACATTGAGCGGCGTAAAAAATATTCCATCCATGAAAGAGATTATAATCAGGATCGGGAGAGAGATATGCAAAATTCTCCAGATTCTAATAGAGAGAGATCTGTGGAAAAGTACTCCAAATGTCATAAAAGATCAAA GAAAAATAAGAAGCGTTCTCGCTCAAGTTCATCCTCGTCTTCTTCGTCCTTTAAGTCCCAAAAAGAAGATTCACTCCATGACAAGTCTGACACCAAAGATGAAGGCTTTAACAGGGCCCAGCTGGGTGAAAGAGAGTCTCCGGGACCCGAAAGAGAAAGACCACAT CAAGCGAATGTTCGTGGAAGGGGCTGGAACAGAGGCATATGTCAGGGAAACAATTCATATAATAACTCCATGAACATCGTAGTACTCCCAAAAAGTGAGGACTGGGATCCAGAGTACACTCCCAAGAGCAAAAAATACTACTTG CACGATGACAGAGACGGGGAGGCAGAGTGCAAGTGGATGGACACTCGAGGTCGAGGACGGGGAAGCTTCCTGCGTGGAAGGGCACGATTCATCATTCGCAGAGCCACTGGGAGCTCCGGCACCAATAGCCCCAAATGGGCCCATGATAAGTTCCAGGTCAATGGGGAGCAAGTTGGTGTGCAGGAAAAGGGGGCAGAACAGGACCATAAAGAGCGAGAAACTGTTGGAGAGAAAACTTGA
- the thrap3a gene encoding thyroid hormone receptor-associated protein 3 isoform X3: MSRSTKSASRSRSRSRSRSRSHSSSHSRSRSRSRSRRHRYSSRSRSRSRSRSHSPSHNREKKYLRGYQNNREFRGYHRGFRRPYNFRGRGRGYFPRGGRYQRGGGGYNNNNNNFRPNWKNYKQYPQKQQQAQQYQQQQNNSQGRPHSLQKRSGSPSHNHSHQSDRSSSPLSRQSQHSSSSSHSSPKCRPSLLLATQTSKDVKEEQSATKEVQNEERGDGVPIELVRNLEGDKEGTGNGETEGNWQDLTDCNSSPKRTSPLANSAATVGLNSQISNQSGHNPKNTSDISNGAPSWQMLCSSSSTKKSTHEVLNPMLSSFDFFSNEEYLDGDKTAISIAFKKFLEEQSKKNKSSWENDKDTEANDVDMEQRKVNGKASAVNSNRLSRKQKDTIDGEVSLNNFLKASPFLSTDGEEEEEMVPKTHSKSLHKDWHNGNEFSVPKTKVTHSPRELFEEYFGKWKNMAYSQVATGRNSDLDAMADELYFSQKQDKAVAIAAALAKRELAATTTPPKRNSDKDRFIIRGEDSPLISSRKQEAKFNVRMDFLGDSLISSSDILAEERQLSQDLVQSSKKDQEFRSIFQHVQTAQLQRRPSEMFAQHIVAILHHIKSQHFQSSGMTLNERFTMYQRRAAEKPRKSPEIHRRIDVSPSAFKKHSLLFEAMKSSEDGTHKDGREKIKGDPMDLRLDIERRKKYSIHERDYNQDRERDMQNSPDSNRERSVEKYSKCHKRSKKNKKRSRSSSSSSSSSFKSQKEDSLHDKSDTKDEGFNRAQLGERESPGPERERPHVGFQANVRGRGWNRGICQGNNSYNNSMNIVVLPKSEDWDPEYTPKSKKYYLHDDRDGEAECKWMDTRGRGRGSFLRGRARFIIRRATGSSGTNSPKWAHDKFQVNGEQVGVQEKGAEQDHKERETVGEKT, translated from the exons ATGTCCAGATCCACAAAATCAGCCTCAAGGTCTCGGAGCCGCTCAAGGTCCCGGTCAAGATCCCACTCCAGCTCTCACTCGAGAAGTCGCTCCAGATCTCGGTCCAGGAGGCATCGTTACAG ctCTAGGTCTCGCTCACGGTCACGTTCAAGATCTCATTCTCCATCTCATAACCGGGAGAAGAAATATCTGAGAGGATACCAGAACAACCGTGAGTTCCGGGGGTACCACCGCGGCTTCCGGAGGCCATACAATTTCAGGGGCAGAGGGCGGGGCTACTTCCCACGTGGTGGGCGCTACCAGCGTGGTGGTGGGGgttacaacaataacaataacaacttCCGCCCCAACTGGAAAAATTACAAGCAGTACcctcaaaaacagcaacaagctCAGCAGTaccaacagcagcaaaataatTCACAAGGACGACCTCATAGTCTTCAAAAACGTTCAGGAAGCCCCTCTCATAATCACTCTCACCAGTCTGACAGATCTTCCTCACCGTTATCTAGGCAATCTCAGcattcttcctcctcctcacactcCTCTCCCAAATGCAGGCCATCTTTGTTGCTGGCTACCCAAACATCCAAAGATGTAAAAGAGGAGCAGTCAGCCACTAAGGAGGTCCAGAATGAAGAACGGGGAGATGGGGTGCCAATTGAGCTAGTCAGGAATTTGGAAGGAGATAAAGAAGGCACGGGCAATGGGGAAACTGAGGGGAATTGGCAGGACCTGACAGACTGCAACAGCAGTCCAAAGAGAACCAGTCCTCTAGCAAATTCTGCTGCTACTGTTGGTCTGAACAGCCAAATTTCTAACCAGTCTGGTCACAACCCTAAAAACACAAGTGACATAAGCAATGGCGCGCCCTCCTGGCAGATGCTATGTAGTTCATCCTcaacaaaaaaatccacacaTGAAGTTCTCAATCCAATGCTTTCCAGCTTTGACTTCTTCTCCAATGAGGAATACCTGGATGGAGATAAAACAGCTATCTCCATTGCCTTCAAAAA GTTTTTGGAGgagcaaagtaaaaaaaataaatcttcttGGGAAAATGACAAGGACACAGAAGCAAATGATGTGGATATGGAGCAGAGGAAAGTAAATGGCAAAGCATCTGCAGTTAACTCTAACAGATtgtcaagaaaacaaaaagataccATTGATGGTGAAGTGTCTCTGAACAACTTTTTGAAAGCATCTCCTTTTCTGTCTACTgatggggaggaagaggaggagatggtCCCCAAGACTCATTCAAAGTCACTTCACAAAGACTGGCACAATGGGAATGAGTTCTCTGTGCCAAAAACCAAGGTCACTCACTCACCCCGAGAATTGTTTGAAGAGTACTTTGGCAAATGGAAGAATATGGCCTATTCACAAGTAGCAACAGGTAGAAACAGTGACCTTGATGCCATGGCAGATGAGCTATATTTCAGTCAAAAGCAGGACAAAGCAGTAGCAATTGCTGCTGCCCTGGCCAAGAGGGAGTTAGCAG CTACTACAACACCACCAAAGAGGAACTCTGACAAAGACAGGTTTATAATCAGGGGAGAGGACTCGCCTCTCATATCCTCAAGAAAACAGGAAGCAAAATTTAATGTCAGAATGGATTTTCTTGGAGATAGCCTGATAAG ctCTTCAGATATTTTAGCAGAAGAGCGACAGTTGTCTCAGGACCTTGTGCAGTCCTCAAAAAAGGATCAGGAGTTTCGCTCCATCTTTCAACATGTTCAGACTGCTCAGTTGCAGAGGAGGCCCTCTGAAATGTTTGCTCAGCATATTGTTGCCATCCTTCACCACATTAAAT CTCAGCACTTTCAATCTTCGGGCATGACTCTAAACGAGCGATTCACCATGTACCAAAGACGAGCTGCAGAGAAGCCCAGAAAAAGCCCAGAGATACACAG GAGAATTGATGTTTCACCAAGTGCTTTTAAGAAACACTCACTACTTTTTGAGGCGATGAAAAGCTCAGAGGATGGCACTCACAAG gACGGCAGGGAAAAAATTAAGGGTGACCCAATGGACCTTCGCTTGGACATTGAGCGGCGTAAAAAATATTCCATCCATGAAAGAGATTATAATCAGGATCGGGAGAGAGATATGCAAAATTCTCCAGATTCTAATAGAGAGAGATCTGTGGAAAAGTACTCCAAATGTCATAAAAGATCAAA GAAAAATAAGAAGCGTTCTCGCTCAAGTTCATCCTCGTCTTCTTCGTCCTTTAAGTCCCAAAAAGAAGATTCACTCCATGACAAGTCTGACACCAAAGATGAAGGCTTTAACAGGGCCCAGCTGGGTGAAAGAGAGTCTCCGGGACCCGAAAGAGAAAGACCACATGTAGGATTT CAAGCGAATGTTCGTGGAAGGGGCTGGAACAGAGGCATATGTCAGGGAAACAATTCATATAATAACTCCATGAACATCGTAGTACTCCCAAAAAGTGAGGACTGGGATCCAGAGTACACTCCCAAGAGCAAAAAATACTACTTG CACGATGACAGAGACGGGGAGGCAGAGTGCAAGTGGATGGACACTCGAGGTCGAGGACGGGGAAGCTTCCTGCGTGGAAGGGCACGATTCATCATTCGCAGAGCCACTGGGAGCTCCGGCACCAATAGCCCCAAATGGGCCCATGATAAGTTCCAGGTCAATGGGGAGCAAGTTGGTGTGCAGGAAAAGGGGGCAGAACAGGACCATAAAGAGCGAGAAACTGTTGGAGAGAAAACTTGA
- the thrap3a gene encoding thyroid hormone receptor-associated protein 3 isoform X1, with protein MSRSTKSASRSRSRSRSRSRSHSSSHSRSRSRSRSRRHRYSSRSRSRSRSRSHSPSHNREKKYLRGYQNNREFRGYHRGFRRPYNFRGRGRGYFPRGGRYQRGGGGYNNNNNNFRPNWKNYKQYPQKQQQAQQYQQQQNNSQGRPHSLQKRSGSPSHNHSHQSDRSSSPLSRQSQHSSSSSHSSPKCRPSLLLATQTSKDVKEEQSATKEVQNEERGDGVPIELVRNLEGDKEGTGNGETEGNWQDLTDCNSSPKRTSPLANSAATVGLNSQISNQSGHNPKNTSDISNGAPSWQMLCSSSSTKKSTHEVLNPMLSSFDFFSNEEYLDGDKTAISIAFKKFLEEQSKKNKSSWENDKDTEANDVDMEQRKVNGKASAVNSNRLSRKQKDTIDGEVSLNNFLKASPFLSTDGEEEEEMVPKTHSKSLHKDWHNGNEFSVPKTKVTHSPRELFEEYFGKWKNMAYSQVATGRNSDLDAMADELYFSQKQDKAVAIAAALAKRELAGNFEKLSPHLVCKVKKMTNSPSIPATTTPPKRNSDKDRFIIRGEDSPLISSRKQEAKFNVRMDFLGDSLISSSDILAEERQLSQDLVQSSKKDQEFRSIFQHVQTAQLQRRPSEMFAQHIVAILHHIKSQHFQSSGMTLNERFTMYQRRAAEKPRKSPEIHRRIDVSPSAFKKHSLLFEAMKSSEDGTHKDGREKIKGDPMDLRLDIERRKKYSIHERDYNQDRERDMQNSPDSNRERSVEKYSKCHKRSKKNKKRSRSSSSSSSSSFKSQKEDSLHDKSDTKDEGFNRAQLGERESPGPERERPHVGFQANVRGRGWNRGICQGNNSYNNSMNIVVLPKSEDWDPEYTPKSKKYYLHDDRDGEAECKWMDTRGRGRGSFLRGRARFIIRRATGSSGTNSPKWAHDKFQVNGEQVGVQEKGAEQDHKERETVGEKT; from the exons ATGTCCAGATCCACAAAATCAGCCTCAAGGTCTCGGAGCCGCTCAAGGTCCCGGTCAAGATCCCACTCCAGCTCTCACTCGAGAAGTCGCTCCAGATCTCGGTCCAGGAGGCATCGTTACAG ctCTAGGTCTCGCTCACGGTCACGTTCAAGATCTCATTCTCCATCTCATAACCGGGAGAAGAAATATCTGAGAGGATACCAGAACAACCGTGAGTTCCGGGGGTACCACCGCGGCTTCCGGAGGCCATACAATTTCAGGGGCAGAGGGCGGGGCTACTTCCCACGTGGTGGGCGCTACCAGCGTGGTGGTGGGGgttacaacaataacaataacaacttCCGCCCCAACTGGAAAAATTACAAGCAGTACcctcaaaaacagcaacaagctCAGCAGTaccaacagcagcaaaataatTCACAAGGACGACCTCATAGTCTTCAAAAACGTTCAGGAAGCCCCTCTCATAATCACTCTCACCAGTCTGACAGATCTTCCTCACCGTTATCTAGGCAATCTCAGcattcttcctcctcctcacactcCTCTCCCAAATGCAGGCCATCTTTGTTGCTGGCTACCCAAACATCCAAAGATGTAAAAGAGGAGCAGTCAGCCACTAAGGAGGTCCAGAATGAAGAACGGGGAGATGGGGTGCCAATTGAGCTAGTCAGGAATTTGGAAGGAGATAAAGAAGGCACGGGCAATGGGGAAACTGAGGGGAATTGGCAGGACCTGACAGACTGCAACAGCAGTCCAAAGAGAACCAGTCCTCTAGCAAATTCTGCTGCTACTGTTGGTCTGAACAGCCAAATTTCTAACCAGTCTGGTCACAACCCTAAAAACACAAGTGACATAAGCAATGGCGCGCCCTCCTGGCAGATGCTATGTAGTTCATCCTcaacaaaaaaatccacacaTGAAGTTCTCAATCCAATGCTTTCCAGCTTTGACTTCTTCTCCAATGAGGAATACCTGGATGGAGATAAAACAGCTATCTCCATTGCCTTCAAAAA GTTTTTGGAGgagcaaagtaaaaaaaataaatcttcttGGGAAAATGACAAGGACACAGAAGCAAATGATGTGGATATGGAGCAGAGGAAAGTAAATGGCAAAGCATCTGCAGTTAACTCTAACAGATtgtcaagaaaacaaaaagataccATTGATGGTGAAGTGTCTCTGAACAACTTTTTGAAAGCATCTCCTTTTCTGTCTACTgatggggaggaagaggaggagatggtCCCCAAGACTCATTCAAAGTCACTTCACAAAGACTGGCACAATGGGAATGAGTTCTCTGTGCCAAAAACCAAGGTCACTCACTCACCCCGAGAATTGTTTGAAGAGTACTTTGGCAAATGGAAGAATATGGCCTATTCACAAGTAGCAACAGGTAGAAACAGTGACCTTGATGCCATGGCAGATGAGCTATATTTCAGTCAAAAGCAGGACAAAGCAGTAGCAATTGCTGCTGCCCTGGCCAAGAGGGAGTTAGCAGGTAATTTTGAGAAACTCTCTCCACACTTGGTCTGTAAAGTCAAGAAGATGACAAATTCTCCCTCCATCCCAGCTACTACAACACCACCAAAGAGGAACTCTGACAAAGACAGGTTTATAATCAGGGGAGAGGACTCGCCTCTCATATCCTCAAGAAAACAGGAAGCAAAATTTAATGTCAGAATGGATTTTCTTGGAGATAGCCTGATAAG ctCTTCAGATATTTTAGCAGAAGAGCGACAGTTGTCTCAGGACCTTGTGCAGTCCTCAAAAAAGGATCAGGAGTTTCGCTCCATCTTTCAACATGTTCAGACTGCTCAGTTGCAGAGGAGGCCCTCTGAAATGTTTGCTCAGCATATTGTTGCCATCCTTCACCACATTAAAT CTCAGCACTTTCAATCTTCGGGCATGACTCTAAACGAGCGATTCACCATGTACCAAAGACGAGCTGCAGAGAAGCCCAGAAAAAGCCCAGAGATACACAG GAGAATTGATGTTTCACCAAGTGCTTTTAAGAAACACTCACTACTTTTTGAGGCGATGAAAAGCTCAGAGGATGGCACTCACAAG gACGGCAGGGAAAAAATTAAGGGTGACCCAATGGACCTTCGCTTGGACATTGAGCGGCGTAAAAAATATTCCATCCATGAAAGAGATTATAATCAGGATCGGGAGAGAGATATGCAAAATTCTCCAGATTCTAATAGAGAGAGATCTGTGGAAAAGTACTCCAAATGTCATAAAAGATCAAA GAAAAATAAGAAGCGTTCTCGCTCAAGTTCATCCTCGTCTTCTTCGTCCTTTAAGTCCCAAAAAGAAGATTCACTCCATGACAAGTCTGACACCAAAGATGAAGGCTTTAACAGGGCCCAGCTGGGTGAAAGAGAGTCTCCGGGACCCGAAAGAGAAAGACCACATGTAGGATTT CAAGCGAATGTTCGTGGAAGGGGCTGGAACAGAGGCATATGTCAGGGAAACAATTCATATAATAACTCCATGAACATCGTAGTACTCCCAAAAAGTGAGGACTGGGATCCAGAGTACACTCCCAAGAGCAAAAAATACTACTTG CACGATGACAGAGACGGGGAGGCAGAGTGCAAGTGGATGGACACTCGAGGTCGAGGACGGGGAAGCTTCCTGCGTGGAAGGGCACGATTCATCATTCGCAGAGCCACTGGGAGCTCCGGCACCAATAGCCCCAAATGGGCCCATGATAAGTTCCAGGTCAATGGGGAGCAAGTTGGTGTGCAGGAAAAGGGGGCAGAACAGGACCATAAAGAGCGAGAAACTGTTGGAGAGAAAACTTGA
- the thrap3a gene encoding thyroid hormone receptor-associated protein 3 isoform X4: MKKHTSSRSRSRSRSRSHSPSHNREKKYLRGYQNNREFRGYHRGFRRPYNFRGRGRGYFPRGGRYQRGGGGYNNNNNNFRPNWKNYKQYPQKQQQAQQYQQQQNNSQGRPHSLQKRSGSPSHNHSHQSDRSSSPLSRQSQHSSSSSHSSPKCRPSLLLATQTSKDVKEEQSATKEVQNEERGDGVPIELVRNLEGDKEGTGNGETEGNWQDLTDCNSSPKRTSPLANSAATVGLNSQISNQSGHNPKNTSDISNGAPSWQMLCSSSSTKKSTHEVLNPMLSSFDFFSNEEYLDGDKTAISIAFKKFLEEQSKKNKSSWENDKDTEANDVDMEQRKVNGKASAVNSNRLSRKQKDTIDGEVSLNNFLKASPFLSTDGEEEEEMVPKTHSKSLHKDWHNGNEFSVPKTKVTHSPRELFEEYFGKWKNMAYSQVATGRNSDLDAMADELYFSQKQDKAVAIAAALAKRELAGNFEKLSPHLVCKVKKMTNSPSIPATTTPPKRNSDKDRFIIRGEDSPLISSRKQEAKFNVRMDFLGDSLISSSDILAEERQLSQDLVQSSKKDQEFRSIFQHVQTAQLQRRPSEMFAQHIVAILHHIKSQHFQSSGMTLNERFTMYQRRAAEKPRKSPEIHRRIDVSPSAFKKHSLLFEAMKSSEDGTHKDGREKIKGDPMDLRLDIERRKKYSIHERDYNQDRERDMQNSPDSNRERSVEKYSKCHKRSKKNKKRSRSSSSSSSSSFKSQKEDSLHDKSDTKDEGFNRAQLGERESPGPERERPHVGFQANVRGRGWNRGICQGNNSYNNSMNIVVLPKSEDWDPEYTPKSKKYYLHDDRDGEAECKWMDTRGRGRGSFLRGRARFIIRRATGSSGTNSPKWAHDKFQVNGEQVGVQEKGAEQDHKERETVGEKT, from the exons ATGAAAAAACATACTAG ctCTAGGTCTCGCTCACGGTCACGTTCAAGATCTCATTCTCCATCTCATAACCGGGAGAAGAAATATCTGAGAGGATACCAGAACAACCGTGAGTTCCGGGGGTACCACCGCGGCTTCCGGAGGCCATACAATTTCAGGGGCAGAGGGCGGGGCTACTTCCCACGTGGTGGGCGCTACCAGCGTGGTGGTGGGGgttacaacaataacaataacaacttCCGCCCCAACTGGAAAAATTACAAGCAGTACcctcaaaaacagcaacaagctCAGCAGTaccaacagcagcaaaataatTCACAAGGACGACCTCATAGTCTTCAAAAACGTTCAGGAAGCCCCTCTCATAATCACTCTCACCAGTCTGACAGATCTTCCTCACCGTTATCTAGGCAATCTCAGcattcttcctcctcctcacactcCTCTCCCAAATGCAGGCCATCTTTGTTGCTGGCTACCCAAACATCCAAAGATGTAAAAGAGGAGCAGTCAGCCACTAAGGAGGTCCAGAATGAAGAACGGGGAGATGGGGTGCCAATTGAGCTAGTCAGGAATTTGGAAGGAGATAAAGAAGGCACGGGCAATGGGGAAACTGAGGGGAATTGGCAGGACCTGACAGACTGCAACAGCAGTCCAAAGAGAACCAGTCCTCTAGCAAATTCTGCTGCTACTGTTGGTCTGAACAGCCAAATTTCTAACCAGTCTGGTCACAACCCTAAAAACACAAGTGACATAAGCAATGGCGCGCCCTCCTGGCAGATGCTATGTAGTTCATCCTcaacaaaaaaatccacacaTGAAGTTCTCAATCCAATGCTTTCCAGCTTTGACTTCTTCTCCAATGAGGAATACCTGGATGGAGATAAAACAGCTATCTCCATTGCCTTCAAAAA GTTTTTGGAGgagcaaagtaaaaaaaataaatcttcttGGGAAAATGACAAGGACACAGAAGCAAATGATGTGGATATGGAGCAGAGGAAAGTAAATGGCAAAGCATCTGCAGTTAACTCTAACAGATtgtcaagaaaacaaaaagataccATTGATGGTGAAGTGTCTCTGAACAACTTTTTGAAAGCATCTCCTTTTCTGTCTACTgatggggaggaagaggaggagatggtCCCCAAGACTCATTCAAAGTCACTTCACAAAGACTGGCACAATGGGAATGAGTTCTCTGTGCCAAAAACCAAGGTCACTCACTCACCCCGAGAATTGTTTGAAGAGTACTTTGGCAAATGGAAGAATATGGCCTATTCACAAGTAGCAACAGGTAGAAACAGTGACCTTGATGCCATGGCAGATGAGCTATATTTCAGTCAAAAGCAGGACAAAGCAGTAGCAATTGCTGCTGCCCTGGCCAAGAGGGAGTTAGCAGGTAATTTTGAGAAACTCTCTCCACACTTGGTCTGTAAAGTCAAGAAGATGACAAATTCTCCCTCCATCCCAGCTACTACAACACCACCAAAGAGGAACTCTGACAAAGACAGGTTTATAATCAGGGGAGAGGACTCGCCTCTCATATCCTCAAGAAAACAGGAAGCAAAATTTAATGTCAGAATGGATTTTCTTGGAGATAGCCTGATAAG ctCTTCAGATATTTTAGCAGAAGAGCGACAGTTGTCTCAGGACCTTGTGCAGTCCTCAAAAAAGGATCAGGAGTTTCGCTCCATCTTTCAACATGTTCAGACTGCTCAGTTGCAGAGGAGGCCCTCTGAAATGTTTGCTCAGCATATTGTTGCCATCCTTCACCACATTAAAT CTCAGCACTTTCAATCTTCGGGCATGACTCTAAACGAGCGATTCACCATGTACCAAAGACGAGCTGCAGAGAAGCCCAGAAAAAGCCCAGAGATACACAG GAGAATTGATGTTTCACCAAGTGCTTTTAAGAAACACTCACTACTTTTTGAGGCGATGAAAAGCTCAGAGGATGGCACTCACAAG gACGGCAGGGAAAAAATTAAGGGTGACCCAATGGACCTTCGCTTGGACATTGAGCGGCGTAAAAAATATTCCATCCATGAAAGAGATTATAATCAGGATCGGGAGAGAGATATGCAAAATTCTCCAGATTCTAATAGAGAGAGATCTGTGGAAAAGTACTCCAAATGTCATAAAAGATCAAA GAAAAATAAGAAGCGTTCTCGCTCAAGTTCATCCTCGTCTTCTTCGTCCTTTAAGTCCCAAAAAGAAGATTCACTCCATGACAAGTCTGACACCAAAGATGAAGGCTTTAACAGGGCCCAGCTGGGTGAAAGAGAGTCTCCGGGACCCGAAAGAGAAAGACCACATGTAGGATTT CAAGCGAATGTTCGTGGAAGGGGCTGGAACAGAGGCATATGTCAGGGAAACAATTCATATAATAACTCCATGAACATCGTAGTACTCCCAAAAAGTGAGGACTGGGATCCAGAGTACACTCCCAAGAGCAAAAAATACTACTTG CACGATGACAGAGACGGGGAGGCAGAGTGCAAGTGGATGGACACTCGAGGTCGAGGACGGGGAAGCTTCCTGCGTGGAAGGGCACGATTCATCATTCGCAGAGCCACTGGGAGCTCCGGCACCAATAGCCCCAAATGGGCCCATGATAAGTTCCAGGTCAATGGGGAGCAAGTTGGTGTGCAGGAAAAGGGGGCAGAACAGGACCATAAAGAGCGAGAAACTGTTGGAGAGAAAACTTGA